AAGGAGGTGTGGATGAATTTGAGGGAGTTGGTGGTGGAGGTTTTCCAGGATTATCTTGTGGGTTAGTCATGATCGttggtttcttgagagaatttgggaattAGAGTTTTGGAGAAGATGGCAAGTGAAAGTGAAGAAGAATTTTTGACCGTTTGGAATTATGAAGATGGAAGGAGaaatgatgtgtatttaaagagaaatacaCATTTAATAGGTAACACCAGCTTTTAGCAGTGGTCAACTAGAGGTCTAATCAACATGAAATTCTAGATTTTGAATGATCGGTTtatcttccctagattttaggcaaattTTCCGGTTTGTAGTTCTAGGcagacggaactggttcaaagctaacagatagaattttctaggaattgaacaattataggacttctgctcatgatttaaatattaatctttctaattgtgcagagtatagaaaacataccttagctatcatatgaacccatactgatgaaccaggttcttcatttagaagtctcttgaacatgcctcaaatgccataatagagaaaattttgtaagagatcagtgagtcatataaacacatgtcacaggagtatactaattaaagtataaaGCTGAGTAATAATTAATCTGGATATTTACAAAAGTTCAAAATTCTGAGCcaaaaatccttttttttttcatttttcaattttttttcaattgtgcattctgagctggacctattaggtgatcttaatcatccctaattccaacccgTTCCTCTCAAatttttctctactcagtgctttagtgaagatgtcagcaatttgtttatcagtagcacaaaattctatggagatcaatcctttctcatagttatctctttagaggtggtgtctaacatctatgtgcttagtcctcttatgatgaaaaaggttctttgtcatacttatagaactagtgttatcacagaatataggaatgcaaccaacttcaatgccaaaatcttccaactgctgtttgatccatagcaattgagcacaacaagaggcaacaTCAATATATTCAGCCTCAACAGTGGATAAGGCcattgaattttgctttttagtggcccatgatacaagacaCAAACAAAGAaagtgagccatacctgaggtgcttttcctatccacaaggaaacctgcataatcaacattagcatatcctactagattgaaattactacctttaggatacCAAAGACACATATAAgtggtgcctttcaaatatcttagtATGCTCTTACCAatagtcaagtgagactcttttggattagcctgaaagcgagcacaaagacctacactgaaaactatgttaggtctgctggcagtaagatacaagagtgaactaATCATACCCccatacaacttctgatcaactgatgaaccaggttcatttatGTCCAATTTAGTGGTAGTTGCAATgggggtgtctatttcctttgcttcatccattttaaactttttgatcagctcttttgcatacttctgctgatggatcatggttccattttgGCTTTATTTGAtttgtaagcctaagaaaaagttaagctaacccaacatactcatttcaaactcactccccactAATTTGTCAAAATTCTTACTTATtttatcagtggtggccccaaagattatatcatcaacatatatttataccacaaggagatccttacctttttcgcTTAAGAATAGGGCactatcaattttacctcttttgtagccatgttcaagcaggaatttggacagtcgttcataccatgctctaggagcctacttgagtccatagagagccttgtctaatttgtacacatgctcaggacattctttgctctcaaaccctggaggttgtttcacaaacacttcttctttcagaTAGCCATTcgggaaggcacttttgacatccatctgatggagagtgaattccatgtgtgctgcaaaggctatgaggagtcttattgcctctagtcttgcaactggagcaaaagtctcatcataatctataccctcctcttggttgtaaccttggaccacctgtcttgcc
This genomic stretch from Nicotiana sylvestris chromosome 9, ASM39365v2, whole genome shotgun sequence harbors:
- the LOC138877901 gene encoding secreted RxLR effector protein 161-like, which produces MIHQQKYAKELIKKFKMDEAKEIDTPIATTTKLDINEPGSSVDQKLYGGMISSLLYLTASRPNIVFSVGLCARFQANPKESHLTIGKSILRYLKGTTYMCLWYPKGSNFNLVGYANVDYAGFLVDRKSTSGMAHFLCLCLVSWATKKQNSMALSTVEAEYIDVASCCAQLLWIKQQLEDFGIEVGIRPYVVQDLSAEYADGDFQERTQYLGRGEWLKSDRATGTGVESLLPR